The following proteins are encoded in a genomic region of Helicobacter macacae MIT 99-5501:
- the rfbA gene encoding glucose-1-phosphate thymidylyltransferase RfbA, with amino-acid sequence MKGIILAGGSGTRLYPITKGISKQLLPLYDKPMIYYPLSVLMLAGIREILIITTPQDSANFKALLGSGADFGVEFSYVTQPSPDGLAQAFILGEEFLGDSPSCLVLGDNIFYGSGLTPLLENGVKSAEQGFATIFGYKVRDPQRYGIAEFNDKCEVIGLEEKPSVPKSDYAVTGLYFYPSGVSALAKQIRPSARGELEITTLNQMYLEQKKLKCELMGRGFAWLDTGTHDSLLEASSFIQTLQKRQNLKIACLEEIAFLHGWIDEKKLRELGEKMNKNDYGKYLLNLATNEANSNLTR; translated from the coding sequence ATGAAAGGCATAATCTTGGCAGGTGGCTCTGGGACAAGGCTTTACCCCATCACAAAGGGTATCAGCAAGCAGCTTTTGCCCCTTTATGACAAGCCGATGATTTACTATCCGCTTTCCGTGCTTATGCTGGCAGGTATCCGTGAGATTCTCATCATCACTACGCCACAAGATAGTGCGAATTTTAAGGCACTTTTGGGGAGTGGGGCAGATTTTGGCGTGGAGTTTAGCTATGTTACGCAGCCAAGCCCTGATGGACTAGCACAGGCTTTTATTTTGGGCGAGGAGTTTTTGGGTGATTCGCCATCTTGCCTCGTGCTGGGGGATAATATCTTTTATGGTAGTGGGCTTACACCGCTACTTGAAAATGGCGTGAAAAGCGCGGAGCAAGGCTTTGCTACGATTTTTGGCTACAAGGTGCGCGACCCACAGAGGTATGGCATAGCCGAGTTTAACGATAAATGCGAAGTCATCGGCTTGGAGGAAAAGCCAAGCGTGCCAAAGAGTGATTATGCGGTTACGGGGCTTTATTTTTATCCAAGCGGTGTGAGTGCCCTAGCTAAGCAAATCCGCCCAAGTGCGCGTGGCGAGCTAGAAATCACCACGCTTAATCAAATGTATTTGGAGCAAAAAAAGCTCAAATGCGAGCTTATGGGGCGGGGATTTGCGTGGCTTGACACAGGCACGCACGATTCGCTACTTGAGGCAAGTAGCTTTATCCAAACACTGCAAAAAAGGCAAAATCTCAAAATCGCGTGTTTGGAGGAAATTGCCTTTTTACACGGGTGGATAGATGAAAAGAAACTGCGAGAGTTAGGCGAAAAAATGAATAAAAATGACTATGGAAAATACTTGTTGAATTTGGCTACAAATGAAGCAAATTCAAATTTGACAAGATAA
- a CDS encoding glycosyltransferase family 2 protein, with amino-acid sequence MPKVSALMPVYNTNLAYLKETIESVLNQTFADFEFLILNDSPQNLELENFILECAKQDKRIKYFKNPRNLGISPSRNKLIDLAQGEFLAVIDHDDISVKERFEKEVAFLEANEEVGVVSGNAYKLKNSKEWSPFRTRLDIKICLMVQMCLIHPASMIRKSVLGNIRYNALYSPCEDYKLWCDLIDKTEFANLDEVMIQYRDYENTSAQNSILMDRISGIIVSENQKSHPELFNIASHLSSEITRIRFLGVPFLKIVKTYNEKQYFLFHKISILKIRTQTYFKRF; translated from the coding sequence ATGCCAAAAGTTTCAGCACTAATGCCCGTGTATAACACAAATTTAGCTTATCTTAAAGAGACGATAGAAAGCGTTTTAAACCAAACTTTCGCAGATTTTGAATTTTTAATTCTTAATGATTCGCCACAAAATTTAGAACTTGAAAATTTTATTTTAGAGTGTGCTAAGCAAGATAAGCGCATAAAGTATTTTAAAAATCCACGAAATTTAGGCATTAGCCCATCTCGCAATAAACTCATTGACTTGGCACAAGGCGAGTTTTTAGCCGTCATCGACCACGATGATATAAGCGTGAAAGAACGATTTGAAAAAGAAGTAGCGTTTTTAGAGGCAAATGAGGAGGTGGGCGTTGTGAGTGGCAATGCCTATAAACTCAAAAATTCTAAAGAGTGGTCTCCATTTAGGACAAGATTAGACATTAAAATCTGTTTAATGGTGCAAATGTGCTTGATTCACCCTGCATCTATGATTCGCAAAAGTGTTTTGGGCAATATTCGTTATAATGCACTTTATAGTCCGTGTGAGGACTATAAGCTATGGTGCGATTTGATTGACAAAACTGAATTTGCTAATTTAGATGAAGTGATGATTCAATATAGGGACTATGAAAATACAAGTGCGCAAAATTCAATTCTAATGGATAGAATATCTGGCATTATAGTTAGTGAAAATCAAAAAAGCCACCCTGAACTTTTTAATATAGCCTCGCATTTATCTAGCGAAATCACACGCATTCGTTTTTTGGGAGTGCCATTTTTAAAAATTGTAAAAACTTATAATGAAAAACAATATTTTCTTTTTCATAAAATTTCTATATTAAAAATAAGAACGCAGACTTATTTTAAGCGATTTTAA
- a CDS encoding glycosyltransferase WbsX family protein — MGGGGNQDSDIKIIAFYLPQFHAIELNDKNFGKGFTEWSNVAKAMPLFSGHYQPHLPYDIGFYDLSSDSVMYRQVELAKAYKIYGFCFHYYWFSGKRLLEKPIFNYLNNKDLDLPFCLCWANENWSRLWDGGDKEVIVEQKLQENDDEKFFYDILPFFKDERYIKVDNKPILLIYNMKLFEKERILRFIKMLKNLAKKEGLAGVFILGVKSFDFEEQLEFGADAKVEFPPLNMSNKFDFRIYPKYANQNANGRVFDINEYVKKGEYVKDSDSSVFKGAFPSWDNTARKAKSGADIYLCSPSSYKAWLKNLITWTRANHKQDRRFIFINAWNEWGEGAHLEPDTRYGYAYLQATREALGEARE; from the coding sequence ATGGGGGGGGGGGGGAATCAAGATAGCGATATAAAGATTATCGCCTTTTATCTCCCACAATTTCACGCCATAGAGCTAAATGACAAAAATTTCGGCAAAGGCTTTACAGAATGGAGCAATGTAGCCAAAGCTATGCCACTTTTTAGCGGACACTATCAGCCACATTTGCCTTACGACATAGGATTTTATGATTTGAGTAGTGATAGCGTGATGTATAGGCAAGTAGAACTTGCTAAGGCATATAAAATCTATGGATTTTGCTTTCACTATTATTGGTTTTCGGGCAAAAGATTGCTAGAAAAGCCTATTTTCAACTACCTCAACAATAAAGATTTGGATTTGCCGTTTTGTTTATGCTGGGCAAATGAAAATTGGTCTAGGCTATGGGACGGAGGCGACAAAGAAGTCATAGTCGAGCAAAAATTGCAAGAAAATGATGATGAAAAATTTTTCTATGATATTTTGCCATTTTTTAAAGATGAGCGATACATAAAGGTGGATAATAAGCCTATTTTGCTGATATATAATATGAAATTATTTGAAAAAGAAAGGATTTTGCGCTTTATAAAGATGCTAAAAAATTTAGCGAAAAAAGAGGGCTTAGCTGGGGTGTTTATACTTGGGGTGAAGTCATTTGACTTTGAGGAGCAATTAGAATTTGGTGCAGATGCAAAGGTAGAATTCCCACCGCTTAATATGTCAAATAAATTTGATTTTAGAATCTATCCAAAATATGCAAATCAAAATGCTAATGGGCGCGTATTTGACATAAATGAGTATGTGAAAAAGGGTGAGTATGTCAAAGATAGCGATTCAAGCGTATTTAAAGGCGCGTTTCCTAGCTGGGATAATACCGCTAGAAAGGCAAAATCTGGCGCGGATATTTATCTATGCTCTCCTAGCTCGTATAAAGCGTGGCTAAAAAATCTCATCACTTGGACAAGGGCAAATCATAAGCAAGATAGGCGGTTTATCTTTATCAATGCGTGGAATGAATGGGGCGAGGGAGCGCACTTAGAGCCTGATACGCGCTATGGCTATGCGTATTTGCAAGCGACAAGGGAAGCGTTAGGTGAAGCGAGGGAATAA
- the mreC gene encoding rod shape-determining protein MreC, with protein MRYQSLSVLVIIIAVLFIAIDSSRFLQNGIMAISDGIKTFVLDTKDSISLSYQKYLNQAASIEEYKQKLKDYEKLKLQLLHTQSELDGLSVFDTQQAFYNDARFLPARVYSYVGMGDYNRVWINFDAKGYPKDRIFGVVRDSKVLGIALIDGQKVMGFFNGDKKSAYSVHIGDGKIPAVVHNSAISANRITADFIPLWHDVNVGDQVRTSGLDGIFVEGILVGEVASVNKDFGYISAEIKPYAQSSSLGYVWLVDTQVEQQIAEEKSPF; from the coding sequence ATGAGGTATCAATCCCTAAGCGTTCTTGTCATCATCATAGCAGTGCTTTTTATCGCCATAGATTCTAGTAGATTTTTGCAAAACGGCATTATGGCGATAAGCGATGGGATAAAAACTTTTGTGCTTGATACCAAGGATAGCATATCACTTTCTTACCAAAAATACCTAAATCAAGCCGCAAGTATCGAGGAATACAAACAAAAACTAAAAGATTATGAAAAACTAAAACTTCAGCTTTTGCATACCCAATCAGAGCTTGATGGACTCTCTGTGTTTGACACGCAGCAGGCTTTTTACAATGATGCGAGATTTTTGCCTGCTAGGGTGTATTCGTATGTGGGTATGGGCGACTACAATCGTGTGTGGATAAACTTTGACGCAAAAGGCTACCCAAAGGATAGAATCTTTGGTGTTGTGCGTGATAGCAAGGTGCTTGGGATTGCGCTTATCGATGGGCAAAAGGTTATGGGGTTTTTTAATGGCGATAAAAAAAGTGCGTATAGCGTGCATATAGGTGATGGCAAAATCCCCGCTGTCGTGCATAATTCCGCGATTAGTGCCAATCGTATCACGGCGGATTTTATCCCGCTGTGGCACGATGTAAATGTCGGCGACCAAGTGCGCACAAGCGGGCTAGATGGGATTTTTGTCGAGGGGATTTTGGTGGGGGAAGTCGCTAGCGTGAATAAGGATTTTGGCTATATCAGCGCGGAGATAAAGCCCTATGCGCAAAGTTCATCATTAGGCTATGTTTGGCTAGTAGATACGCAAGTTGAGCAACAGATAGCAGAGGAAAAAAGCCCTTTTTAG
- a CDS encoding dTDP-glucose 4,6-dehydratase, producing MKKSILITGGAGFIGSNFVEHFLGQNEDCFVVNLDLLTYAGNLANLKGIEKYKNYHFIQGDICDSALVAEIFAKYNIDCVIHFAAESHVDNSISSPEIFIKTNVYGTWNLLNCAYKHWLDSPFCYKKGFEGALFHHISTDEVYGTLGAVGKFSESTPYAPNSPYSASKASSDMIVRSYAHTYGLHAVITNCSNNYGPNQHDEKLIPTIIRNALAGKEIGIYGDGKNVRDWLFVKDHCDAICAVFEYARGKIASGDSIGGGEFLNEDAHPQNPQVFNENKVFFECFNIGGNEEKENIDIAKKICAYLDERMPKEKSYAEQIRFIKDRAGHDRRYAIDSSKLQSTLGWKPKHSFESGIEKTIEWYLGKYQ from the coding sequence ATGAAAAAAAGCATTCTCATTACGGGTGGAGCGGGATTTATTGGTAGCAATTTTGTAGAGCATTTTTTAGGGCAAAATGAGGATTGTTTTGTCGTGAATCTAGACTTGCTGACTTATGCGGGGAATTTGGCGAATCTAAAAGGCATAGAAAAGTATAAAAACTATCATTTTATACAAGGCGATATTTGCGACTCTGCGCTGGTGGCTGAGATTTTTGCAAAGTATAATATTGATTGTGTCATTCACTTTGCCGCCGAATCGCATGTGGATAACTCCATATCTAGCCCCGAAATCTTTATCAAAACCAATGTCTATGGCACTTGGAATCTACTAAATTGTGCGTATAAACATTGGCTAGATTCGCCATTTTGCTACAAAAAAGGCTTTGAGGGCGCACTTTTTCATCATATATCCACAGATGAAGTCTATGGCACTTTGGGTGCGGTAGGCAAATTTAGCGAATCCACGCCTTATGCGCCAAACTCGCCCTACTCTGCTTCAAAGGCGTCTAGCGATATGATTGTGCGAAGCTACGCGCATACTTATGGGCTACACGCGGTTATCACAAACTGCTCAAATAACTATGGTCCCAACCAGCACGATGAGAAGCTAATCCCCACTATTATCCGCAATGCTTTGGCTGGGAAGGAAATAGGAATCTATGGCGATGGCAAAAATGTGCGTGATTGGCTCTTTGTAAAAGACCATTGCGATGCGATTTGCGCGGTGTTTGAGTATGCGAGAGGCAAGATTGCAAGTGGCGATTCGATAGGGGGGGGGGAATTTCTAAATGAAGATGCGCACCCGCAAAATCCGCAAGTTTTCAATGAAAACAAAGTCTTTTTTGAGTGCTTTAATATCGGTGGTAACGAGGAAAAAGAAAATATTGATATTGCAAAGAAAATCTGCGCCTACTTAGATGAGCGAATGCCCAAAGAAAAATCTTACGCAGAGCAGATTCGCTTCATCAAAGATAGGGCGGGACACGATAGGCGATATGCCATAGATTCAAGCAAACTTCAAAGCACACTAGGCTGGAAGCCAAAGCATAGCTTTGAGAGCGGCATAGAGAAGACGATTGAGTGGTATTTGGGGAAATATCAGTAG
- a CDS encoding DUF1561 family protein has product MRNTTKKIAITKILLVISIVAIPMCQNIAAKSQDNSRNTSMRFVDFNALDSASLGNMERKNDTTTNKQNKSKTPQTPLLTMNNFNFDLEAWLPRLVQIVNSTDGSFFSVGVCGTCLLQAYEMAAEILHYGNTPPTQDGYFFNPAPRTNPFTDFRQRHSILYATLVDIVEYYVIPASNPQERFANSARVAYASAISLLPQYNWRFLGYGTTQGEIRQILGQIMQGNVGSLYITSMTHRSSAGVNTHHSVLLVRTSGGVRVIQTNVTGAPDYYLRHIARENATIQSLQESLTQVGVPNSQLIMVGVSQVNGSYTIPFASALSFSDCTGEGDSRRGNARIPSASTLNQCASGRCNQ; this is encoded by the coding sequence ATGAGAAACACAACTAAGAAAATTGCAATAACTAAAATCCTGCTAGTCATTAGCATCGTAGCAATCCCTATGTGCCAAAACATCGCAGCAAAAAGCCAAGATAATAGCCGAAATACCTCTATGCGCTTTGTTGATTTTAATGCTTTGGATTCTGCTAGTTTGGGAAATATGGAGCGCAAAAACGATACTACCACCAACAAACAAAACAAATCAAAAACACCACAAACCCCACTTTTAACGATGAATAATTTTAACTTTGACTTAGAGGCGTGGTTGCCTAGATTGGTGCAGATTGTAAATAGCACAGATGGTTCATTTTTTTCAGTAGGAGTGTGTGGGACTTGTCTTTTACAGGCTTATGAAATGGCTGCGGAAATCCTGCATTACGGCAATACTCCGCCCACGCAAGATGGCTATTTTTTTAATCCCGCACCACGCACAAATCCATTTACAGATTTTCGCCAAAGACATTCGATTTTATACGCCACGCTAGTTGATATTGTGGAATATTATGTTATCCCTGCTAGCAATCCACAAGAGCGGTTTGCAAACTCCGCAAGAGTAGCTTATGCAAGTGCCATCTCTCTACTTCCGCAGTATAATTGGCGATTTTTGGGCTATGGGACAACGCAAGGTGAAATAAGGCAGATTTTGGGACAAATAATGCAAGGAAATGTGGGGAGCTTGTATATTACCTCAATGACTCATCGTAGCAGTGCGGGGGTAAATACTCATCATAGCGTCTTGCTTGTGCGCACAAGTGGTGGTGTGCGCGTGATACAAACAAATGTTACAGGTGCGCCAGATTATTACCTGCGACATATCGCTAGAGAAAATGCAACTATACAAAGTTTGCAAGAATCGCTTACCCAAGTAGGCGTGCCAAACTCACAGCTAATAATGGTGGGCGTTTCGCAAGTAAATGGAAGCTATACGATACCTTTTGCAAGTGCGCTATCTTTTAGCGATTGCACGGGTGAGGGCGATAGCAGACGCGGCAATGCTAGAATCCCAAGTGCAAGCACACTAAATCAATGCGCTAGTGGTAGGTGCAATCAATAA
- a CDS encoding dihydrofolate reductase family protein — MFLTRDTLFMNHCIDLAWLAQTLTLPNPPVGALLLDKDYEIISSAIHLKAGTAHAEVLALLSGYEAMSGEKSALDKNSEPSKIHEFLCKNHKGLFRDKILLITLEPCNHYGKTPPCAKLLCELKPTKVIIAFKDKWGESSNGAQRLQSAGVKVEFLQDFQSAYLQNYSKDSDFQSRDLQNSRKNQNPDTQKQQNLAQNPSKNTYNLLPKSTNEKILDLLYPFLCLKENGRFNLFKLAMRANGDYKSGSISGVASRTFTHNQRCIAQTIIISGNTAINDTPRLDTRYADNLYAQKSSPKSLSQSSLDDFGLDFDDTNAAQQNPLASLAQNLTRNLTQSPSQKQQNLAQNLPNIEIFTRDKEALITKAKQDSKLANLLSQKRVSIKTSIDTLSLNSGFTIIEGGFPLLEVLIDKVDMLLLHISPSLLSATLEKKGQISKWKGSKYGDKKANEQNRLEQILRHFRILHTTILDDELGDAKNTAQNDSNNELFVQDFALDSQKYNTQNKKTSKIDSKPCTQNFQQKSTQETQETQKSQAKSQDLLVWLKPISPS, encoded by the coding sequence ATGTTTCTCACTAGAGATACACTCTTTATGAATCACTGCATAGACTTGGCGTGGCTTGCCCAAACGCTTACCTTGCCAAACCCACCTGTGGGCGCACTACTGCTAGACAAAGACTACGAAATCATATCAAGTGCAATCCACCTAAAAGCAGGCACAGCACACGCTGAAGTGCTAGCACTACTTAGCGGATATGAGGCGATGAGTGGGGAAAAAAGCGCTCTAGACAAAAATAGCGAGCCTAGCAAAATCCACGAGTTTTTGTGCAAGAATCATAAAGGACTTTTTAGGGATAAAATCCTGCTAATCACCCTTGAGCCTTGCAACCACTATGGAAAAACCCCACCTTGTGCCAAACTTTTGTGCGAGCTAAAACCTACCAAAGTCATCATCGCTTTCAAAGACAAATGGGGAGAATCTAGCAATGGCGCACAAAGGCTTCAAAGCGCGGGTGTGAAAGTGGAATTTTTGCAAGATTTTCAAAGTGCTTATTTGCAAAATTACTCAAAAGATAGCGATTTTCAAAGCAGAGATTTGCAAAACTCACGCAAAAATCAAAACCCCGATACTCAAAAGCAGCAAAACCTAGCACAAAATCCGTCCAAAAACACTTACAATTTGCTACCAAAATCCACCAACGAAAAAATCCTAGACTTACTTTATCCGTTTTTGTGCTTAAAAGAAAACGGACGATTCAATCTATTTAAACTAGCGATGAGGGCAAATGGCGACTACAAAAGCGGGAGCATATCAGGCGTAGCCTCGCGCACATTCACACACAATCAACGATGTATCGCCCAAACCATAATCATCTCTGGAAACACCGCAATAAATGATACCCCACGACTTGACACGCGCTATGCTGATAACCTCTACGCGCAAAAATCTAGCCCAAAAAGTTTAAGCCAATCTAGCTTAGATGATTTTGGTTTAGATTTTGATGACACAAATGCTGCGCAGCAAAATCCTCTAGCAAGTCTAGCCCAAAACCTCACGCGAAATCTCACACAAAGCCCCTCACAAAAGCAACAAAACCTAGCGCAAAATCTACCAAATATAGAGATTTTTACGCGTGATAAAGAGGCTTTAATCACAAAAGCCAAGCAGGATTCTAAACTAGCAAATCTCCTATCCCAAAAGCGAGTATCCATAAAAACCTCGATAGACACGCTAAGTTTGAATAGTGGCTTTACTATCATCGAGGGTGGATTCCCTCTTTTGGAAGTATTGATAGACAAAGTCGATATGCTGCTTTTGCACATATCGCCTAGCCTTTTATCCGCCACTTTGGAGAAAAAAGGGCAAATATCAAAGTGGAAAGGTAGTAAATATGGAGATAAAAAAGCAAATGAGCAAAATAGGTTAGAGCAGATTTTACGACATTTTAGGATTTTGCACACCACGATTTTAGATGATGAGTTAGGGGACGCAAAAAACACAGCACAAAATGATTCAAATAATGAACTTTTTGTGCAAGATTTTGCCTTAGATTCCCAAAAATACAATACACAAAATAAAAAAACTTCAAAAATAGATTCCAAACCTTGCACACAGAATTTTCAGCAAAAATCCACACAAGAAACACAAGAAACGCAAAAAAGCCAAGCAAAATCCCAAGATTTGCTAGTATGGCTAAAGCCAATAAGTCCTAGCTAA
- a CDS encoding tRNA1(Val) (adenine(37)-N6)-methyltransferase, protein MKNFLRLYQPRNGYLYNSDSLLLVDFARAFLAPHTLPTSHPHYKPHKSKPLNIIDIGAGCGIVGLLCAKHFGVHSYLMEIDKSMATLAYINATTNGECLLNTKSKPPQTKPTQTKPAKIQQSAKITATPHIHPDLQNQTFLSKNANNVPLARVYNIDFLDSVLPKILPQMLSQHQQTHHTKTQTTKTKIAQSTKPQNTSNPKADFCISNPPFYPDGALRSSNPALLQARYATSMPLELWIPQAKRVLAPRGGLIFCYHPSELARVFTTLKQSGFTPEVLRLVYPLREREASLALIYARLNSRSTLKIAPPLFTHKTNTQSPCLQSPTTKCNKKHNKKKCKPSAIQDDFTPEVANIYATYRTHSIKVALEDIDCYNFHQISLE, encoded by the coding sequence ATGAAAAATTTCCTAAGACTATATCAGCCACGCAATGGATACCTATATAATAGCGATAGTCTGCTGCTTGTGGATTTTGCTAGAGCATTTCTAGCACCTCACACGCTGCCCACCTCACACCCCCACTACAAACCACACAAATCAAAACCACTAAATATCATCGACATCGGTGCGGGCTGTGGGATTGTGGGGCTACTGTGTGCCAAGCACTTTGGCGTGCACTCCTATCTTATGGAGATAGACAAATCTATGGCTACCCTTGCCTACATAAATGCCACGACAAATGGCGAATGCCTCCTCAACACTAAATCCAAGCCTCCACAAACCAAACCCACCCAAACAAAGCCAGCCAAAATCCAACAAAGTGCCAAAATCACTGCAACCCCCCATATCCACCCTGATTTACAAAATCAAACTTTTTTGTCAAAAAATGCTAATAATGTCCCATTAGCTCGAGTGTATAATATTGATTTTTTAGATTCTGTCTTACCAAAGATACTGCCACAAATGCTTTCCCAGCACCAACAAACCCACCACACAAAAACCCAAACTACAAAAACCAAAATAGCGCAATCCACAAAGCCACAAAATACAAGCAACCCCAAAGCCGACTTCTGCATAAGCAATCCCCCTTTTTACCCAGATGGCGCACTGCGCTCAAGCAACCCAGCCCTACTCCAAGCCCGCTACGCCACCTCTATGCCACTAGAGCTTTGGATACCACAAGCAAAGCGAGTGCTAGCCCCACGCGGCGGGCTTATCTTTTGCTACCACCCTAGCGAGCTAGCACGGGTATTTACCACGCTAAAGCAAAGTGGCTTTACCCCAGAAGTTTTGCGACTTGTCTATCCACTGCGTGAGAGAGAAGCTAGCCTAGCACTTATCTATGCTCGCCTAAACTCTCGCTCCACGCTAAAAATCGCTCCACCACTATTCACACACAAAACCAACACACAAAGCCCTTGCCTGCAAAGCCCCACCACAAAGTGCAATAAAAAACACAACAAAAAGAAGTGCAAACCTAGCGCAATCCAAGATGACTTCACCCCTGAAGTCGCTAATATCTACGCCACCTACCGCACACACAGCATAAAAGTCGCGCTAGAAGACATAGACTGCTACAATTTTCATCAAATTTCATTAGAATAA
- the rfbC gene encoding dTDP-4-dehydrorhamnose 3,5-epimerase, translating to MKFIKTELEGVIICEPQIFADERGYFCETFRLDLLEDFCRQKFDFVQDNESLSNAGVLRGLHFQLPPHAQTKLVRVVRGRVLDVAVDIRKNSATFGKFVAVELSGENKRQMLLPKGFAHGFLVLENDTIFSYKVDSYYNKECDRGILWNDAQIGINWGDFYDLDKLILSQKDLIAPKLSEIKELF from the coding sequence GTGAAATTTATAAAGACAGAATTAGAGGGTGTTATCATCTGCGAACCACAAATTTTCGCCGATGAGCGCGGGTATTTTTGCGAAACTTTTCGGCTTGATTTGTTGGAGGATTTTTGTCGGCAAAAGTTTGATTTCGTGCAAGATAATGAGAGCCTCTCAAATGCTGGGGTTTTGCGAGGGCTACACTTTCAGCTACCGCCTCACGCGCAAACAAAGCTCGTGCGCGTGGTGCGTGGACGTGTGCTTGATGTGGCGGTAGATATTCGCAAAAATTCAGCGACTTTTGGGAAATTTGTAGCAGTAGAACTAAGCGGGGAAAACAAACGCCAAATGCTTTTACCTAAGGGATTTGCGCACGGTTTTTTGGTGCTTGAAAATGACACCATTTTTAGCTATAAAGTCGATAGCTATTACAATAAAGAATGCGATAGAGGGATTTTGTGGAATGACGCGCAAATTGGCATAAATTGGGGTGATTTTTATGATTTAGATAAACTCATTTTGAGCCAAAAAGATTTGATTGCGCCAAAATTAAGCGAAATAAAAGAGCTATTTTAG
- the rfbD gene encoding dTDP-4-dehydrorhamnose reductase has product MKVLVTGAGGQLGSEIRFISGEFKDLEFSFVDKNAVDICDFEAVQKALQGYDALINCAAYTAVDKAQSEEDKAFEINEKGALNLAKACEKFGVKLVHISTDYVFDGRAYQPMLENTPTAPLGVYGQSKLAGEKAILSQNLAHSCIIRTSWLWSEFGANFVKTIARLTKERNEISVVSDQIGSPTNARDLARTICTILSKLSDIKGVEIFHYANVGVASWYDFAYEIVRLLEHTYPTISCKVRAIKSSEYKTAAMRPFYSVLDTDKIKAYFGIEIPHWRDSLAKANLKNLIDFDKINA; this is encoded by the coding sequence TTGAAAGTTTTAGTAACAGGTGCGGGTGGGCAGTTAGGTAGTGAGATTCGCTTTATTAGTGGCGAATTTAAGGATTTAGAGTTTAGCTTTGTGGATAAAAATGCGGTGGATATTTGTGATTTTGAGGCGGTGCAAAAAGCGTTGCAAGGCTATGACGCACTTATAAATTGCGCTGCTTATACGGCTGTGGATAAGGCGCAAAGCGAGGAGGACAAAGCCTTTGAGATAAATGAAAAAGGTGCGCTCAACCTTGCCAAAGCTTGTGAAAAATTTGGCGTAAAGCTAGTGCATATCTCTACGGATTATGTTTTTGATGGCAGGGCATATCAGCCTATGCTAGAAAATACGCCCACTGCGCCACTTGGCGTGTATGGGCAAAGCAAACTCGCGGGTGAGAAGGCGATTTTAAGCCAAAATTTGGCACATTCTTGCATTATCCGCACGAGTTGGCTTTGGAGTGAATTTGGCGCGAATTTCGTCAAAACCATAGCGCGTTTGACAAAAGAGCGCAACGAAATTTCTGTGGTGAGCGACCAAATCGGCTCACCCACAAACGCAAGGGATTTGGCGCGGACGATTTGCACGATTTTGTCAAAACTTAGCGATATAAAAGGAGTGGAAATTTTTCACTATGCCAATGTGGGTGTGGCGAGTTGGTATGACTTTGCTTATGAAATCGTGCGACTTTTGGAGCACACTTATCCCACTATCTCTTGCAAAGTCCGCGCGATAAAAAGTAGCGAATATAAAACCGCTGCTATGCGCCCATTTTACTCCGTGCTTGATACAGATAAAATCAAAGCGTATTTTGGCATAGAAATTCCGCATTGGAGGGACAGCCTAGCAAAGGCGAATCTAAAAAATTTAATAGATTTTGATAAAATAAACGCATAA